Within Sphingobium sp. SCG-1, the genomic segment ATGCCATTGACGCGAATGCCCTCGCGCGCCCACGCCGCGCCCAAAACATGCGTCAGGTGAATGAGGCCTGCCTTGGACGCCGAATATGCTGGGTTGGCGATGGTGGCCCGGAAGCCCCCGACCGAACTGATCGTCACGATGCTGCCGGAATTGGCCGACAGCAGCGGCTTGAGGCGTACCGCGCAATCCATCATGGAATTCAGGTTGATCTCGACGATACGGCGAAAGGTCTCCGGTTCGAACTCCTTCCGGCGGTAGGCCACCGATCCTTGCGAGAGCACTAGGACGTCGAGCCGTTCGACAGCGGGTTGCCAGCTGGCCACCGAATCCGCGTCGCCCACGACAAGCTGCGAATAGGTCAGACCGTTAAAGTTGTCGGCTTCGTCGTGACCATAATCTGCGGCGGAAGCGCGCGTGCCGGTGACCAGCACATCGGCCCCGGCATCCCGAAAAGCACGTGCCGTCGCGTTGCCGATGCCGCTGGAACCGCCGACGACGATAACCTGCTTTCCGGCGAAATTGAGATTGTTCATGCCCATTCCTGTTTGCTCCGTCCGCATCATGCGTCTGGAATGAGGGCGTGCCCGGCCATCAAGGGATCAGCCGGGCACGGTAATGAAAGCCAGCGGCAGAACGCCGTCAGGCGGGGTTTTGCAGGCCATAGACCTTGGCTGCGGTGCCATGGAACAGGGCCGCCCGCTCTTCTGCGTTGTAGCGGCTGGCCAGAATACGGTGCGCATTCCAGAGAACCCCGTAGGAAATACCGAGGCGATCCCGCGGGAAGTTGCTGGTGA encodes:
- a CDS encoding SDR family NAD(P)-dependent oxidoreductase translates to MNNLNFAGKQVIVVGGSSGIGNATARAFRDAGADVLVTGTRASAADYGHDEADNFNGLTYSQLVVGDADSVASWQPAVERLDVLVLSQGSVAYRRKEFEPETFRRIVEINLNSMMDCAVRLKPLLSANSGSIVTISSVGGFRATIANPAYSASKAGLIHLTHVLGAAWAREGIRVNGIAPGLVETKMIEVTTGNPERLAERLKGIPLGRLASPDEIASIALFLASPMSGYIVGQTIIADGGRTLT